One Panulirus ornatus isolate Po-2019 chromosome 16, ASM3632096v1, whole genome shotgun sequence genomic window carries:
- the LOC139753989 gene encoding uncharacterized protein: MNRLILLLLALSANLASGFAYDGPNGPMSDFAPDDNTSNLMMMDDVSDSSEEVSDDSDDEDNSASSSSDSDALDAMVDVSDVSRDSGDDSRDSDEYEDSNTSSRIKGDSIESTAKHSRHHHHHASNSHSMYEGDYDNM; encoded by the exons ATGAACCGACTTATCCTGCTTCTGTTGGCTCTGTCCGCCAACCTGGCCTCT GGGTTTGCGTACGACGGTCCTAATGGCCCGATGTCCGACTTCGCTCCTGACGACAACACTAGTAATCTCATGATGATGGACGACGTCTCTGATTCCAGTGAGGAAGTCAGCGACGACAGCGATGATGAAGATAATTCCGCAAGTAGCAGCAGTGACAGTGACGCTCTTGACGCGATGGTTGATGTCTCTGATGTATCTAGAGACAGTGGCGACGACAGTCGTGATTCTGATGAATATGAAGATAGCAATACCAGCAGCCGTATTAAAGGTGACAGTATCGAAAGTACGGCTAAACAttcccgtcatcatcatcatcatgccagtAACAGTCATAGTATGTATGAGGGAGACTATGATAACATGTAA